The following proteins are encoded in a genomic region of Galbibacter sp. BG1:
- the cas2 gene encoding CRISPR-associated endonuclease Cas2: MDDNRFSRLNQYRSMWVLVFFDLPTETITERKVASRFRKNLLNDGFAMFQFSIYMRFCASRENAAVHIKRTKNALPKKGKVCIMQITDKQFGMMELFHGQKEIEPEPPNQQLELF, encoded by the coding sequence ATGGATGATAACAGATTTTCACGATTAAATCAATACAGAAGCATGTGGGTACTGGTATTTTTTGACTTGCCAACAGAAACCATCACCGAACGGAAAGTAGCCTCGCGTTTTCGCAAGAATTTGCTGAACGATGGTTTTGCCATGTTCCAGTTCAGTATCTATATGCGTTTTTGTGCCAGTAGGGAAAATGCGGCTGTACATATAAAACGTACCAAAAATGCCCTGCCCAAGAAGGGAAAAGTATGTATTATGCAAATAACCGACAAACAATTTGGCATGATGGAACTTTTTCACGGTCAAAAAGAAATAGAACCCGAACCTCCTAACCAACAATTGGAACTTTTTTAA
- the cas1 gene encoding type II CRISPR-associated endonuclease Cas1: protein MIKRTLFFGNPAYLSTRNEQLVVNFPDADKKEATIPIEDLGYVVLENPQITVTNGLLMKLAQNKTAVITCDQQHLPCSFLQPLVGHSEQTERFRHQINASVPLKKQLWQQTVTAKIENQANHLLLVSKNALKLKRWAKEVKSGDIGNLEAVAAAHYFQSLFADIDGFSRNQKGIPPNNLLNYGYAILRAVAARALVSSGLLPSVGIFHSNKYNAFCLADDVMEPYRPFVDSLVYEIVETGCNLEVLTTNIKTELLVIPAMDVVIDGKQSPLMVAMSRTTNSLYECFYGGSRKILYPEFG from the coding sequence ATGATTAAACGCACCCTATTTTTCGGCAATCCTGCTTATTTAAGTACCCGTAACGAGCAATTGGTAGTCAATTTTCCTGATGCCGATAAAAAGGAAGCGACCATTCCTATTGAGGATTTGGGGTATGTAGTGCTCGAAAATCCGCAAATAACCGTTACCAATGGCTTGTTGATGAAACTAGCACAAAACAAAACAGCAGTGATTACCTGCGACCAACAGCACCTCCCCTGCTCTTTTTTACAACCGCTTGTAGGACATAGCGAACAAACCGAACGTTTCCGCCATCAAATTAATGCCAGTGTTCCCCTTAAAAAACAATTATGGCAACAAACGGTAACCGCTAAAATAGAAAACCAAGCCAACCATTTATTACTGGTCTCGAAAAATGCCCTTAAATTGAAGCGATGGGCAAAAGAAGTTAAGAGCGGGGACATAGGAAACTTAGAAGCCGTAGCAGCAGCACATTATTTTCAAAGCTTGTTTGCTGATATAGATGGATTTAGCCGAAACCAAAAAGGCATCCCTCCCAACAATTTACTGAATTATGGCTATGCTATTTTAAGGGCTGTAGCTGCCCGCGCATTGGTAAGCAGTGGGCTATTGCCTTCGGTAGGGATTTTCCACTCCAACAAATACAATGCCTTTTGCTTGGCAGACGATGTTATGGAACCTTACCGACCTTTTGTGGACAGCCTGGTATATGAAATTGTGGAAACCGGTTGTAATTTAGAAGTGCTTACAACCAATATCAAAACAGAATTGTTGGTAATTCCTGCTATGGATGTGGTTATCGACGGAAAACAGAGCCCGCTAATGGTGGCCATGAGCCGAACTACCAATAGTTTATACGAATGTTTTTACGGGGGCAGTAGAAAAATTCTGTATCCTGAATTTGGATAA
- the cas9 gene encoding type II CRISPR RNA-guided endonuclease Cas9 (Cas9, originally named Csn1, is the large, multifunctional signature protein of type II CRISPR/Cas systems. It is well known even to general audiences because its RNA-guided endonuclease activity has made it a popular tool for custom editing of eukaryotic genomes.), with protein MKKVLGLDLGTNSIGWALVKQDFNKKEGSIDGLGVRIIPMSADILGKFDAGLSHSQTAERTGYRGVRRLYQRKNLRRERLHRVLNILDFLPPHYARGIDFEKRLGQFKSGKEIKLNYKLNSANKYEFIFKESYKEMLEEFKKEHPNLFYEKKNGIETKIPYDWALYYLRKKALSQPISKQELAWVILNFNQKRGYYQLRGEETDEDKDKQFVQLKVKEIIDSGENIKGKTLFDVFFENGWKYDKQIIKTEEWINRTKEFIVTTKALKSGEIKRTYKAIDSEKDWIAIKAKTEQDIEESNKTVGTYIYETLLKNPTQKIRGKLVKTIERKFYKEEFRKILSKQIELQPDFFTSELYKSCIEELYPRNEAHQNIIKNKGFEYLFTEDIIFYQRPLRSQKSNISDCQFEYRSYKKENEKGIIQVIKKPVKAIPKSHPLFQEFRIWQWLQNLRIYNEEQIENGKMQDVTSHFLKTEKDWEALFNFLNTKQTIEQKHIIDYFIKQKSIDKKDKTKYRWNYETDKPYPLAETKVQFINRLKRVEDINSPELFLTEKTLVGKNQTGKLISREEQLWHIIYSVSDLNEYKSALKKFANKHDVDEESFLANFIKFPPFKSDYGSYSKKALSKLLPLMRRGKYWNENDISENIKQRVTDIMARVNALNLKEDYKDRELALTLANVSDDDVNKQLIKSFVPLKNKNPLSGLNTYQATYLVYGKHSEVSDIQHWRTPKDIDTYIKKFKQHSLRNPIVEQVVTETLRVVIDIWKHYGDGEPDFFNEIHVELGREMKNPADKRKKIADRNIENENTNHRIREVLKDLMNDSSIKGEIRDYSPSHQDLLKIYEDGIYQNPKADYTKVSEDEVAKIRRSNSPTQKEVQRYRLWLEQGYISPYTGKPIPLSKLFTHEYQIEHIIPQSRYFDNSLSNKIICESAINEDKDNKTAYEYLKEKRGSVIHGHKLLSLEEYEAHVNQYFKTNKAKLINLLSEDIPEGFINRQLNDSRYISKLIKGLLSNIVRKEGEQEATSKNLIPVTGSITTKLKNDWGLNDKWNELILPRFERLNQLTQTNDFTTTNTNGKIIPTVPNELIKGFNKKRIDHRHHALDALVVACCTRSHIQYLSALNAENKNYALRDKLLIKNDQNHYTKIFQMPWENLPTEAKVQLETIVVSFKQNLRVINKANNKFWSYKDEKGNLNIGKDGKPKKKLRKQTAGDNWAIRKSLHKETISGLYNLKTPKGKIATAVRSSLSGIKNEKHLAKITDKQIRDVILSNHLKNYKDEKGKINFEAAFNEEGIEDLNKAIIYLNNCKKHQPIRKVKFFEIGSKFQVGEIGNKNTKYVEAAKGTNLFFAIYWDEKKQKRNYETIPLNEVIAHQKQVAHLPKNQRTAIQPNPEKGEFLFTLSPNDLVYIPTEEELNNPTLIDFKNLTLDQANRIYKMVSSTGTECHFTKMNIASLIKNYDSKSKIGELGSLNKLEITTEITNPIRIKEVCYKLKIDRLGNISKVQK; from the coding sequence ATGAAAAAAGTTCTTGGATTGGATTTAGGCACCAACAGTATTGGCTGGGCTTTGGTTAAACAAGATTTTAATAAAAAAGAAGGCTCAATAGATGGTTTAGGAGTTCGTATAATCCCTATGAGCGCAGATATTCTGGGAAAATTTGATGCAGGGCTATCCCATTCTCAAACTGCTGAAAGAACGGGCTACAGAGGAGTAAGACGTTTGTATCAAAGAAAAAATTTAAGAAGGGAACGCCTACATAGAGTATTAAATATACTAGATTTTTTACCACCCCACTATGCTAGAGGCATTGATTTTGAAAAGCGTCTAGGGCAATTTAAATCGGGAAAAGAAATAAAGCTAAACTATAAACTCAATAGCGCTAACAAATATGAATTTATTTTTAAAGAGTCTTATAAAGAAATGCTTGAAGAGTTTAAAAAAGAGCATCCTAATTTATTTTATGAAAAGAAAAATGGTATAGAAACAAAAATCCCATATGATTGGGCACTATATTACTTACGCAAAAAAGCACTTTCACAACCTATCTCAAAACAAGAATTAGCATGGGTAATTTTAAACTTTAACCAAAAGCGAGGTTATTATCAATTGCGAGGTGAAGAAACCGACGAAGATAAAGACAAACAATTTGTTCAGCTAAAAGTAAAAGAAATTATTGACTCAGGTGAAAATATAAAAGGAAAAACACTATTTGATGTATTTTTTGAAAACGGTTGGAAATATGACAAACAAATTATAAAAACGGAAGAATGGATTAATAGAACCAAAGAGTTTATCGTAACTACAAAAGCGTTAAAAAGCGGGGAAATAAAAAGAACTTATAAAGCTATTGATTCTGAGAAAGATTGGATTGCTATTAAAGCAAAAACCGAGCAAGATATTGAGGAATCAAATAAAACAGTTGGAACTTATATTTATGAGACCTTATTGAAAAATCCAACTCAAAAAATTAGAGGCAAACTCGTAAAAACAATTGAAAGAAAATTTTATAAAGAAGAATTTAGAAAGATATTATCTAAACAGATAGAACTACAACCTGATTTTTTTACCAGTGAACTTTATAAAAGTTGTATTGAAGAGTTATACCCTAGAAATGAAGCGCATCAAAACATTATAAAAAACAAAGGGTTTGAATATTTATTCACAGAAGATATTATCTTTTATCAGCGCCCGTTGAGAAGTCAAAAGTCGAATATTTCTGATTGCCAGTTTGAATATCGGAGTTATAAAAAGGAGAATGAAAAAGGTATAATACAGGTTATTAAGAAGCCTGTAAAAGCAATTCCAAAAAGTCATCCTTTATTTCAAGAATTTAGAATATGGCAATGGTTACAAAACTTACGTATTTACAATGAAGAACAGATTGAAAACGGAAAAATGCAAGATGTTACTTCTCATTTTTTAAAAACAGAAAAAGACTGGGAAGCTCTGTTTAACTTTTTAAATACTAAGCAAACAATTGAGCAAAAACACATTATAGATTACTTCATCAAACAAAAATCAATAGATAAAAAGGACAAAACTAAGTATAGATGGAATTATGAGACAGATAAACCATATCCACTTGCTGAAACCAAAGTTCAATTTATTAACCGATTGAAACGAGTTGAAGATATAAATTCTCCAGAACTATTTTTAACCGAAAAAACCTTAGTTGGTAAAAATCAAACAGGAAAATTAATAAGTAGGGAAGAACAATTATGGCATATTATCTATTCGGTCTCAGATCTTAATGAGTATAAATCTGCCTTAAAGAAGTTTGCAAACAAACATGATGTAGACGAAGAATCATTTCTAGCCAATTTTATCAAGTTCCCACCTTTTAAAAGCGATTATGGCAGCTATTCTAAAAAAGCATTAAGTAAATTATTGCCTTTAATGCGTAGAGGGAAATATTGGAATGAAAATGACATTTCAGAGAATATCAAACAGCGTGTTACTGATATAATGGCACGTGTTAATGCACTGAATTTAAAAGAAGATTATAAGGATAGAGAACTAGCATTAACCCTAGCAAATGTTAGTGATGATGATGTTAACAAACAGCTTATAAAAAGTTTTGTTCCGTTAAAAAACAAAAATCCTCTAAGTGGTTTAAACACTTATCAAGCGACTTATTTGGTTTATGGCAAGCATTCTGAAGTAAGTGATATTCAACATTGGAGAACTCCAAAAGACATCGACACCTATATAAAAAAATTTAAACAGCATTCATTACGAAACCCTATTGTTGAACAAGTAGTTACTGAAACCCTTCGTGTTGTAATAGATATTTGGAAACATTATGGAGATGGCGAACCTGACTTCTTTAACGAAATTCATGTAGAGTTAGGTCGAGAAATGAAAAACCCAGCTGATAAACGAAAAAAAATAGCAGATAGAAATATCGAAAACGAAAACACCAATCATCGTATAAGAGAAGTTCTAAAAGATTTAATGAATGATTCTTCAATTAAAGGTGAGATTCGTGATTATTCTCCCAGTCACCAAGATTTATTAAAAATATACGAAGATGGTATCTATCAAAACCCAAAAGCAGATTATACAAAAGTAAGTGAAGATGAAGTAGCAAAAATTAGACGTAGTAACAGTCCAACTCAAAAAGAAGTACAGCGTTATCGTTTGTGGCTAGAACAAGGCTATATTTCACCATATACAGGAAAACCTATTCCGTTGTCAAAATTATTTACTCATGAATATCAAATAGAGCATATTATTCCACAATCTCGGTATTTTGACAATTCACTAAGTAATAAAATTATCTGTGAAAGTGCAATTAATGAAGACAAGGACAACAAAACTGCTTACGAATACCTTAAAGAGAAAAGAGGATCAGTAATTCATGGGCACAAACTACTTTCATTAGAAGAATATGAAGCCCATGTAAATCAATATTTCAAAACTAATAAAGCAAAACTAATCAATCTTTTAAGTGAAGATATCCCAGAAGGATTTATAAATAGGCAATTAAATGATAGTCGGTATATCAGCAAGTTAATTAAAGGATTATTGAGTAATATTGTACGAAAAGAAGGCGAGCAAGAAGCAACGTCTAAAAATTTGATTCCTGTTACAGGTTCAATAACGACAAAACTTAAAAATGATTGGGGACTTAATGATAAATGGAACGAACTCATTTTACCTCGCTTCGAAAGGTTAAACCAGTTAACTCAAACAAATGATTTCACCACAACTAACACGAATGGAAAAATAATTCCAACCGTTCCCAATGAATTAATAAAAGGGTTTAATAAAAAACGAATAGATCATCGTCATCATGCCTTAGATGCCCTAGTGGTTGCTTGTTGCACACGCAGTCACATTCAGTATTTGAGTGCCTTAAATGCTGAAAATAAAAACTACGCCTTACGTGATAAATTATTGATTAAAAATGATCAAAATCATTACACCAAAATCTTTCAAATGCCATGGGAAAACCTCCCAACTGAAGCCAAAGTACAGCTTGAAACTATTGTGGTAAGTTTTAAGCAAAATTTACGCGTAATTAATAAAGCCAATAACAAGTTTTGGTCATATAAAGATGAAAAGGGTAACCTAAATATCGGTAAAGACGGTAAACCAAAGAAGAAGCTGCGCAAACAAACCGCTGGCGATAATTGGGCGATAAGAAAGTCTTTACACAAGGAAACAATCTCGGGGTTGTATAATCTCAAAACTCCAAAAGGTAAAATCGCAACTGCGGTTAGAAGTTCGCTATCTGGAATAAAAAACGAGAAGCATTTGGCTAAAATAACCGATAAACAAATAAGAGATGTCATCCTTTCAAATCATTTAAAGAATTATAAAGACGAAAAGGGAAAAATAAACTTTGAAGCCGCTTTTAATGAAGAAGGAATAGAGGATTTAAATAAGGCCATAATCTACTTAAACAATTGTAAAAAACATCAACCTATTCGTAAGGTAAAATTTTTTGAAATAGGAAGTAAATTTCAAGTTGGTGAAATAGGAAATAAAAACACTAAATATGTTGAAGCTGCAAAAGGGACTAATCTCTTTTTTGCCATTTATTGGGATGAGAAAAAGCAAAAACGAAACTATGAGACCATTCCCTTGAATGAAGTCATTGCACATCAAAAACAAGTAGCACATTTACCAAAAAACCAACGGACTGCCATACAACCTAATCCAGAAAAAGGTGAATTTTTATTTACTCTATCTCCAAATGATTTGGTATATATCCCAACAGAAGAAGAGCTAAATAATCCAACTTTAATCGATTTTAAAAATTTAACCTTGGATCAAGCCAATCGAATTTATAAAATGGTAAGCAGCACGGGGACTGAGTGTCATTTTACTAAAATGAATATTGCTTCGTTAATAAAAAACTATGATTCAAAAAGCAAAATAGGTGAACTTGGTAGTTTAAACAAATTAGAAATTACTACAGAAATTACGAATCCAATTAGAATAAAAGAGGTTTGTTATAAACTCAAAATTGATCGATTAGGAAATATTTCAAAGGTACAAAAATGA
- a CDS encoding antitoxin Xre/MbcA/ParS toxin-binding domain-containing protein, producing the protein MNKELKELYLYGYKVFGDKTKFHLWLESKSSDLNGQTPASFLIKPYGIAILIGVLKKKEKNNQDIF; encoded by the coding sequence ATGAACAAAGAACTTAAAGAACTCTATCTATACGGGTATAAAGTTTTTGGGGACAAAACTAAGTTTCATTTATGGTTAGAATCCAAATCTTCAGATTTAAACGGTCAAACACCAGCGTCATTTCTCATAAAACCTTACGGAATTGCAATTTTAATTGGAGTTTTGAAAAAGAAAGAAAAAAATAATCAGGATATCTTTTAA
- a CDS encoding helix-turn-helix domain-containing protein, which produces MKNLNKMTPLGIYLIKKSVNRAMVSKRTGISQARLSQLSLNESTKLRADELYLIALAIDVDPGDLLKEVCKNLKLPQS; this is translated from the coding sequence GTGAAAAATCTAAATAAAATGACCCCTTTAGGCATATATCTTATAAAGAAGTCTGTAAATAGAGCTATGGTATCTAAGAGAACAGGAATAAGTCAAGCGAGGCTATCACAACTAAGCTTAAATGAATCGACAAAGCTAAGAGCAGATGAGTTATATTTGATAGCCTTAGCTATTGATGTTGACCCTGGCGATTTATTAAAGGAAGTTTGTAAAAATTTGAAATTGCCGCAGTCCTAA
- a CDS encoding HEPN domain-containing protein produces the protein MQNLNNLQDRHVIGKLTSILDVEFIYETKDFTEFLFIIILKGNCSSLTQELSSMVAKIFQEKTDFLYRIFPFEYARQQLAEENLFFIYGCSPANLIYISPNVENQLIDRAIDVNTFNRIESVFKKEHNKINAFLEGAIFFIEKGNLPQAAFMLHQYIELWFRYTGQFVMGKERKSHSIKELQNYLKAFVPGLGNLFNTEIEEEQNLLRLLDEAYIATRYHNNYHINEEQIQKILEKANEAYAHVETMFKLKMKVCRDKLSETQEPKLEPSIKTPIAPLVDYQEIRDKIRDLAKRKLYEIKPGSKKFYYKANFKVGGLADILYDIAGIMKVYIIALEHADSSYGRLIPQPHVNIQTALEHILQLLPFEELECLEEIIEEYIMPYENKEKETVENPARA, from the coding sequence ATGCAAAATTTAAATAATCTTCAAGATCGACATGTTATTGGTAAACTAACGTCAATATTAGATGTAGAATTTATATATGAAACAAAAGATTTTACCGAGTTTTTATTCATTATCATTCTCAAAGGCAATTGCTCTTCATTGACCCAAGAGTTGTCCTCAATGGTCGCTAAAATTTTCCAAGAGAAAACGGACTTTCTCTACCGGATATTCCCTTTTGAATATGCCCGGCAACAATTAGCTGAAGAGAACCTATTCTTTATTTATGGGTGTAGCCCTGCAAACTTGATCTATATTAGTCCCAATGTTGAAAATCAGCTTATCGATAGAGCCATAGATGTGAATACTTTTAACAGGATTGAAAGTGTTTTTAAAAAAGAACACAATAAAATAAACGCGTTCCTGGAAGGTGCTATTTTCTTTATTGAAAAAGGGAATCTTCCCCAGGCGGCTTTTATGCTCCATCAATATATAGAACTCTGGTTCCGCTACACTGGGCAGTTTGTCATGGGCAAGGAACGCAAAAGCCATAGTATAAAAGAACTGCAAAACTATTTAAAAGCCTTTGTACCGGGACTTGGCAATCTTTTCAATACAGAAATAGAAGAGGAACAGAATCTATTGAGACTGTTGGATGAGGCGTATATAGCCACACGTTATCATAACAACTATCACATTAATGAAGAACAAATACAAAAGATACTTGAAAAAGCAAATGAAGCATATGCCCATGTGGAGACGATGTTTAAACTTAAAATGAAAGTCTGCAGAGATAAACTTTCTGAAACCCAGGAACCAAAATTGGAACCAAGCATAAAAACTCCAATAGCGCCTTTGGTGGATTACCAAGAAATCAGGGATAAGATACGGGACCTTGCAAAAAGAAAACTATACGAGATAAAACCGGGTTCCAAAAAATTCTACTACAAAGCGAACTTTAAAGTCGGCGGCCTTGCTGATATCCTTTATGATATAGCCGGAATTATGAAGGTGTACATTATAGCTCTGGAACACGCCGATAGCAGTTATGGAAGGTTAATCCCTCAGCCCCATGTCAACATCCAAACTGCCCTGGAGCATATTTTACAATTGCTGCCATTTGAGGAGTTAGAGTGTTTGGAAGAAATTATCGAAGAATATATTATGCCTTATGAAAACAAAGAAAAGGAAACCGTTGAAAACCCTGCAAGAGCTTAA